Proteins from one Xenopus tropicalis strain Nigerian chromosome 1, UCB_Xtro_10.0, whole genome shotgun sequence genomic window:
- the dnajc25 gene encoding dnaJ homolog subfamily C member 25 (The RefSeq protein has 2 substitutions compared to this genomic sequence), with protein MAALGKAEESQGCFGLFLLLPGPSMQPRLFVLVALSVLLLSGRAGALTEGLYCGRQVCYDVLGVSRDASKGDIARAYRQLARKYHPDRYRPGEPPGPDGETRESAQEKFLLVATAYETLKDEETRKDYDYMLDHPEEYYRHYYHYYSRRLAPKVDVRIVILVSVCAISIFQYYSWWSSYNEAINYLATVTKYRIQAMEIAKQQGLLNRTKEKGKNRRSKEEIKSEEEEIIRDIIKNKIDIKGGYQKPQIFDILLFQIILFPYYIFKYISWYVHWIYTFNIQGKEYGEEEKLYLIRRNMKMSQSQFDTLEEHRKNSFLEQKLWIKENYEVYKLEQEEEMKKKMASDPRWKRYRRWMKNEGPGRLTFADD; from the exons ATGGCGGCCTTGGGGAAGGCGGAGGAATCGCAAGGCTGCTTTGGTCTTTTCCTCCTCCTTCCCGGGCCCTCCATGCAGCCCAGGTTGTTTGTTTTGGTGGCCCTCTCTGTGCTGCTCCTAAGCGGGCGGGCAGGAGCGCTGACAGAGGGCCTGTACTGTGGGCGGCAGGTGTGCTATGATGTGCTGGGGGTAAGCCGAGATGCAAGCAAGGGGGACATAGCCCGAGCATACCGGCAACTGGCTCGCAAGTATCACCCTGACCGATATCGGCCCGGGGAGCCGCCTGGACCAGACGGGGAAACAAGGGAGAGCGCACAGGAAAAGTTTCTCTTAGTAGCCACAGCATACGAGACATTAAAG GATGAAGAAACTCGTAAGGATTATGATTACATGTTGGATCACCCTGAAGAATACTACAGGCACTACTATCACTACTACAGCAGACGCCTGGCACCAAAAGTAGATGTGAGAATAGTTATCCTGGTTTCAGTATGTGCCATCTCAATTTTCCAG TACTATAGCTGGTGGAGTAGCTACAATGAAGCCATTAACTATCTGGCAACAGTAACAAAATACAGAATTCAAGCCATGGAAATAGCAAAGCAGCAAGGTTTGCTTAACCGAaccaaagaaaagggaaaaaacaggCGGTCCAAAGAAGAAAtcaagtcagaagaagaagagatAATCAGAgatataataaagaataaaatagaCATCAAAGGAGGCTATCAAAAGCCTCAAATATTTGATATACTCTTGTTTCAAATAATTTTGTTCCCCTATTACATTTTCAAGTATATCTCCTGGTATGTCCACTGGATATATACCTTCAATATTCAGGGAAAGGAGTATGGTGAGGAAGAAAAGCTATATCTCATTAGGAAATATATGAAGATGTCACAGTCTCAGTTTGACACCCTGGAAGAACACCGTAAAAATTCGTTTCTTGAGCAGAAGCTGTGGATAAAGGAGAATTATGAG GTCTACAAACTAGAACAGGAAgaagaaatgaaaaagaaaatggctTCAGACCCACGATGGAAACGATATCGCAGGTGGATGAAGAATGAAGGGCCAGGCAGACTCACGTTTGCAGATGACTGA
- the gng10 gene encoding guanine nucleotide-binding protein G(I)/G(S)/G(O) subunit gamma-10 — MSSNSNFSTMQRVVEQLRLEASVERIKVSQAAAELQQYCMQNACKDALLVGMPAGSNPFREPRSCALL; from the exons ATGTCTTCCAACTCTAACTTCAGTACAATGCAGAGAGTGGTGGAGCAGCTGAGGCTGGAGGCTAGTGTAGAACGGATTAAG GTCTCTCAGGCGGCAGCAGAGCTTCAGCAGTATTGCATGCAGAACGCTTGTAAGGATGCGCTGTTGGTGGGAATGCCTGCTGGAAGCAACCCATTCCGTGAGCCAAGGTCCTGTGCATTGCTCTGA